One window of Trifolium pratense cultivar HEN17-A07 linkage group LG5, ARS_RC_1.1, whole genome shotgun sequence genomic DNA carries:
- the LOC123887488 gene encoding uncharacterized protein LOC123887488 isoform X1, giving the protein MLSSENIALDEKTLEEELQNAIAEENYAKAAEIRDTLKSLHKDSKTEVLGANNKFYNSFRNGDLAAMQAMWAKRDEVNPMNLVSRNKKIQDISILKGHCQDLLASMQDRHLEHLSQLTVLLGFVMILVSYRFTGTTSRTFESIDTK; this is encoded by the exons ATGTTGAGTAGCGAGAACATTGCATTAGATGAAAAAACTTTAGAGGAGGAGTTACAGAATGCAATTGCTGAGGAGAATTATGCTAAAGCGGCAGAAATAAGAGATACTCTAAAAAGCCTTCATAAAGATAGCAAGACAGAAGTGCTTGGAGCAAACAACAAGTTTTATAATTCATTCAGGAATGGTGACCTTGCAGCTATGCAAGCAATGTGGGCGAAAAGGGACGAG GTAAACCCTATGAATCTTGTGTCCAGGAACAAAAAGATACAAGATATTTCAATCTTGAAGGGTCATTGCCAAGACCTTCTTGCTTCCATGCAG GACAGACATCTGGAACATTTGAGTCAATTGACAGTGCTTTTGGGGTTTGTAATGATATTAGTGTCATATCGATTTACAGGAACAACATCTAGAACATTTGAGTCAATTGACACAAAATGA